CGGCCTGTCTGGAAATGAACAAGCTGGATTTGGTGGCGGTGATGGATGAACAAGGGTTGGTGCGACGGCTGGAGCCGGCGAGCGGCTGTGACTGATTTTGCTTGGAATGGCGGGGTGATGCGTTAACGTAGGGGCACACGCAATGCCATGAAAACCGCACGTTCTCTCAGCCGTCGTTCCTTTCTACGCACCAGCGCCGCCACCACCGCCGCCGCCACGCTGGCGGCTGTGGACCTGTCCCGTTTTGCCCATGCAGCGGGAGGGGATGTCATCAAAGTCGGCATGATCGGCTGCGGCGGCCGCAACAGCGGGGCGGCCTTGCAGGCCCTGACGGCCGACAAGGGGGCGCGGCTGGTGGCGATGCATGATTACTTTCTGGATCGGGTCCACAACAAACGGGAAGCCCTCAAGGCGCAAAAGCCGGAGCAGGTGGAGGTGGACGATGCCCATTGTTTCAGCGGCTTCGAGGGATATAAGGGGGTGATTGAGGCTTCCGATGTGGTCCTGATTGCCAATGCGGCCAAGTTTCACCCGCTGCACACCATGGCCGCGATCCAGGCGGGCAAGCACGTGTTCACGGAGAAACCGCACGGCATTGATCCGGCGGGGGTCAAGCTGATGAAGGCGGCCGCGGAGCTGGCGAAGGAGAAAAAGCTTTGTCTGGTCTCCGGTCTGCACAGCCGCTACCACGCGGGTTACGAGGAAACGGTCAAGCGCATTCACGACGGGGCGATCGGGGACATTGTGTCCATCGAGGAAAACTTTTTGCGCGCGCCGTACGGGCTGGGCGATCGCAATCCCAAACACTCGGAGCTGGAATGGCAGGTGAGCATTCAGTACCGCTTTGTGTGGTTGAGCGGCGATGATGTGGTGCAGTCGCTGGTGCACAATCTGGACCGCGCCAGTTGGTGCATGAAAGACGCGGCGCCGCTGCGGTGTCATGGGATGGGTGGACGCTCGACGATGGTGGAAGGGAAATACGGCAATGTATTTGATCATCACGCG
The nucleotide sequence above comes from Verrucomicrobiia bacterium. Encoded proteins:
- a CDS encoding Gfo/Idh/MocA family oxidoreductase, yielding MKTARSLSRRSFLRTSAATTAAATLAAVDLSRFAHAAGGDVIKVGMIGCGGRNSGAALQALTADKGARLVAMHDYFLDRVHNKREALKAQKPEQVEVDDAHCFSGFEGYKGVIEASDVVLIANAAKFHPLHTMAAIQAGKHVFTEKPHGIDPAGVKLMKAAAELAKEKKLCLVSGLHSRYHAGYEETVKRIHDGAIGDIVSIEENFLRAPYGLGDRNPKHSELEWQVSIQYRFVWLSGDDVVQSLVHNLDRASWCMKDAAPLRCHGMGGRSTMVEGKYGNVFDHHAVVYLFPNNIRLYAFCRTTTFCYDEYSSLVFGTKGRANIMGCRISGETNWRWEGQCDPYQVEHDRLFAAIRAGEPINNGEYMCRSTMMAVMGQISCYTGKEVTWEQINASNFAYPPPPEECKEGMEAPVKPGPDGSYPVYIPGKTQLL